The Candidatus Thorarchaeota archaeon genome includes a window with the following:
- a CDS encoding NAD(P)/FAD-dependent oxidoreductase, translating to MTRIGIMGNGVAAVTAIREIRKLESSVTIDVFSDEKYAYYPKPKLIEFIAGRIPQEKVIQYDVDWYRKQDISLHLDETVVRIELSSRSLLTRKSTHFSYDRLLVVPGSIPLVPPIHGTEKKNVYVLRTLDDAISIKEAIATARRAIVIGGGILGIELAAAMKARGRELVVINNIARLLPQQLDDGASSMLAERLKATGLELLLGFNCEQIIGHESVTGVMSSGGDKVKGDMVVIAAGVRPNKTVAQESGLLCGRGVKVDSTMKTSADGVYAAGDCIEWNGQTWGIIPAALETGRVAAQNIVQHGSAAFDGIVPSNTLQVAGIDLTSLGVINPLSTEYESIVSSDADAGTYFKAVLKDHVVVGGIALGDKKVALKLRQLVTSGTDVTDMRESIFET from the coding sequence ATGACGCGCATCGGAATCATGGGCAATGGAGTCGCTGCTGTGACCGCGATTCGAGAGATTCGTAAGCTGGAGTCTTCGGTTACCATCGATGTGTTCTCGGACGAAAAGTACGCATACTATCCGAAACCCAAACTCATCGAGTTCATTGCTGGACGAATCCCACAAGAGAAGGTCATTCAGTATGATGTGGATTGGTACAGGAAGCAAGACATCTCGCTTCATCTGGATGAGACCGTGGTTCGTATCGAGCTCTCTTCTAGGAGCCTGTTGACTCGCAAGTCCACGCACTTCTCATATGACCGGCTATTGGTCGTGCCAGGTAGTATTCCGCTTGTGCCCCCCATACACGGGACGGAGAAGAAGAATGTGTATGTGCTTCGTACGCTGGATGACGCCATCAGCATCAAGGAAGCGATTGCGACTGCCAGACGCGCCATTGTCATCGGCGGTGGAATACTCGGAATAGAGCTTGCAGCTGCAATGAAGGCCAGGGGTAGAGAGCTAGTCGTTATCAACAACATTGCGCGACTACTTCCACAGCAGCTGGACGACGGCGCAAGCAGCATGCTGGCCGAACGTCTGAAGGCCACGGGTCTCGAGCTTCTTCTGGGTTTCAACTGTGAACAGATCATCGGCCATGAGAGTGTCACTGGGGTCATGTCTTCAGGAGGCGACAAGGTGAAGGGGGACATGGTAGTGATTGCGGCGGGTGTCAGGCCAAACAAGACGGTGGCCCAGGAGTCCGGACTGCTGTGCGGAAGGGGGGTCAAGGTCGATTCAACGATGAAGACATCTGCAGATGGCGTCTATGCGGCGGGCGACTGTATCGAGTGGAACGGACAGACTTGGGGGATCATTCCGGCCGCACTTGAAACGGGCCGGGTTGCCGCGCAGAACATTGTGCAGCATGGCTCCGCGGCCTTTGATGGCATCGTGCCGTCAAACACGCTTCAGGTGGCAGGGATTGACCTGACTTCGCTGGGGGTCATCAACCCCCTGTCGACAGAATACGAGTCCATCGTGTCTTCCGATGCTGATGCCGGGACCTACTTCAAGGCCGTCCTGAAGGATCATGTTGTGGTGGGAGGCATCGCACTTGGGGACAAGAAGGTCGCACTCAAGCTCAGACAGCTTGTCACATCCGGAACAGACGTCACCGATATGCGGGAGAGCATCTTTGAGACCTAG